A portion of the Bacillus thuringiensis genome contains these proteins:
- a CDS encoding heavy metal translocating P-type ATPase, giving the protein MNSEVKTLHAKETISHPSLWDTLKKHYELVFAVASGIFILVGWLFTKNDAMNVGITCYILAYIVGGYAKAKEGIEDTIEEKELNVEMLMLFAAIGAAIIGYWAEGAILIFIFALSGAMESYTLSKSQKEISALLDLQPEEALRISTGTEERVPVGELQINDIILIKPGERVPADGTIHNGETNIDEAAITGEPIPNEKRHGDEVFAGTVNLRGAIEVKITKPSDQTLFQKIIRLVQSAQSEKSPSQLFIEKFEGTYVKGVLLVVALMMFVPHFLLDWSWNETFYRAMILLVVASPCALVAAITPATLSAISNGARNGILFKGGIHLERLASVKAIAFDKTGTLTEGKPTVTDVYVRENMTEKEVLSITASIESHSTHPLAESIVKYAQHAYDITLIKPEKVEDVTGFGLKGVFENNAYKIGKADFIGEETKTFHNGISASLEKEGKTVVYISDEGGILGLIALKDTLRQETIAAIRDLQNIGVEAIMITGDNEETAKAIASESNIKEYYASCLPETKVETIKKLKEKYGTVAMVGDGINDAPALATASIGVAMGEGTDVALETADVVLMKNELSRLSQAIRLSKRMNRIVKQNVIFSLAVIAMLICSNFLQFLALPFGVIGHEGSTILVILNGLRLLKGSK; this is encoded by the coding sequence ATGAACTCAGAAGTAAAAACGTTACACGCAAAAGAAACAATTTCTCATCCCTCTCTATGGGACACATTAAAAAAACATTATGAACTTGTATTTGCAGTAGCATCTGGTATTTTTATTTTAGTTGGTTGGTTATTCACAAAGAACGATGCAATGAATGTAGGTATTACTTGCTATATCCTTGCTTATATAGTTGGTGGATATGCAAAAGCAAAAGAAGGAATTGAAGATACGATTGAAGAAAAAGAGCTAAATGTTGAAATGCTAATGCTCTTTGCAGCTATTGGTGCTGCAATTATTGGCTACTGGGCAGAAGGGGCTATTTTAATCTTCATCTTTGCACTCAGCGGTGCTATGGAATCTTATACGTTAAGTAAGAGCCAAAAAGAAATTTCTGCTCTTCTGGACTTACAACCTGAAGAAGCATTACGTATTTCCACCGGAACTGAGGAACGTGTTCCTGTTGGAGAGTTACAAATTAACGACATTATTTTAATTAAACCAGGTGAACGTGTTCCTGCTGACGGTACGATTCATAACGGTGAAACAAATATCGATGAGGCAGCAATCACAGGAGAACCTATTCCAAATGAGAAAAGACATGGCGATGAAGTATTTGCAGGTACTGTAAATTTACGTGGTGCTATCGAAGTTAAAATTACGAAGCCGAGCGATCAAACCTTATTCCAAAAGATTATCCGTCTCGTCCAAAGTGCACAAAGTGAAAAATCACCATCACAACTATTCATCGAAAAGTTTGAAGGAACATACGTAAAAGGTGTACTACTCGTTGTTGCGCTTATGATGTTCGTTCCTCATTTCTTACTTGACTGGAGCTGGAATGAAACGTTTTATCGCGCTATGATCTTACTTGTAGTCGCATCTCCTTGTGCACTCGTTGCTGCCATTACACCAGCAACGTTATCTGCAATTTCTAACGGAGCGAGAAATGGAATTCTCTTTAAAGGTGGCATTCATTTAGAACGCCTCGCTTCAGTAAAAGCAATCGCCTTTGATAAAACAGGAACATTAACAGAAGGAAAACCTACCGTAACAGATGTATATGTTCGAGAAAATATGACAGAAAAAGAAGTGCTTTCCATTACAGCATCAATTGAAAGTCACTCTACACATCCTTTAGCTGAATCCATTGTTAAATATGCACAACATGCGTACGACATTACATTAATAAAACCAGAAAAGGTTGAAGATGTAACTGGTTTTGGGCTAAAAGGAGTATTCGAAAACAACGCTTATAAAATAGGTAAAGCTGATTTTATCGGTGAAGAAACAAAGACATTTCATAATGGTATTTCTGCCTCACTTGAAAAGGAAGGTAAAACTGTCGTTTATATTAGTGATGAAGGAGGCATTCTTGGACTTATCGCTTTAAAAGATACGCTTCGCCAAGAAACAATAGCTGCCATTCGCGATTTACAAAACATTGGTGTCGAAGCAATTATGATTACTGGAGATAATGAAGAAACGGCAAAAGCAATTGCCTCTGAAAGTAATATAAAGGAATATTACGCATCATGTTTACCAGAAACAAAAGTTGAAACGATTAAAAAGTTAAAAGAAAAATACGGTACAGTAGCAATGGTCGGAGACGGCATAAATGATGCACCTGCACTCGCTACTGCTAGCATTGGTGTCGCAATGGGAGAAGGAACAGATGTAGCTTTAGAAACGGCGGATGTTGTACTGATGAAGAACGAACTATCTCGTCTTTCTCAAGCGATCCGTCTATCAAAACGAATGAACCGTATTGTGAAGCAAAACGTAATCTTTTCGCTAGCTGTTATTGCGATGCTAATTTGTTCAAACTTCTTGCAATTTTTAGCTCTTCCATTCGGTGTTATTGGCCACGAAGGAAGTACGATTCTTGTCATTTTAAATGGCTTACGATTATTAAAAGGAAGCAAATAA
- a CDS encoding DMT family transporter: MKTEKFFTHPIGVFIAAIVATFLWGSAFPFIKLSYVELGIQPQEVGEQILFAGYRFLLSGVMLVFFFKVLGKDMSFKKGTGKQLIQIGLFQTFLQYICFYIGMSYSSGIEGAIISGTSSFFQILLAHFLYKDDALNMRKIIGVLIGFCGVILVNVPSDGSLSFHFGIGSLLLLSAAMLYSYGNILAKEGSKILDVGYMTAYQMIFGSIGLLFIGALQVGVMPFTFSLDALLMLIYLSFLSAAGFCIWNTIMKYNKVGKVSMYMFFIPVFGVLLSSMILGEAIHSFVLLGLACVAAGIIVVNRTPAKQKIEQEKQVA, encoded by the coding sequence GTGAAGACAGAGAAATTTTTTACCCATCCGATTGGCGTATTTATTGCTGCAATAGTAGCAACTTTTTTATGGGGAAGCGCATTTCCTTTTATTAAATTAAGTTATGTTGAACTTGGAATTCAACCACAAGAAGTTGGAGAGCAAATATTATTTGCTGGTTATCGTTTCTTGTTATCTGGGGTAATGCTTGTATTCTTTTTTAAAGTGTTAGGGAAAGATATGAGTTTCAAAAAAGGAACGGGGAAACAGTTAATACAAATTGGTTTATTCCAAACGTTTCTTCAATATATCTGTTTTTATATTGGAATGAGTTATAGTTCAGGAATTGAAGGAGCTATCATTTCAGGGACATCATCATTCTTTCAAATTTTACTCGCCCATTTTTTATATAAAGATGATGCTCTCAATATGAGAAAAATAATTGGGGTATTGATTGGTTTTTGTGGTGTCATTTTAGTGAATGTGCCGAGTGATGGTAGCTTATCATTTCATTTTGGAATCGGAAGTTTATTACTTCTTAGTGCAGCAATGCTGTATTCATATGGAAACATATTAGCGAAAGAAGGTAGTAAAATATTAGATGTTGGTTATATGACAGCATACCAAATGATTTTTGGTTCTATAGGATTATTATTTATAGGGGCTTTGCAAGTTGGAGTAATGCCATTTACATTTAGTCTAGATGCACTACTTATGCTGATTTATTTATCTTTCTTATCTGCAGCTGGTTTTTGCATTTGGAATACAATTATGAAGTACAATAAGGTTGGAAAAGTATCTATGTATATGTTCTTTATACCCGTATTTGGTGTGTTATTATCAAGCATGATTTTAGGTGAAGCAATTCATTCATTTGTGTTACTCGGTTTAGCATGTGTAGCCGCAGGAATTATTGTGGTAAATCGGACGCCAGCTAAGCAAAAAATAGAGCAAGAAAAACAAGTAGCATAG
- a CDS encoding lysoplasmalogenase, which yields MNLLYVVLIGQILLFFIGAIYAMRQTKRTKDNMPLPLAIRLILSFSLTGSAIWIWLQDPSVEYSTWVALGMTLSTVGDLFMAGLIPIGHRLIGGMVTFALAHCFYVKAFLQTGISWNGFWIGLLVYGLFLIVGWFFFIRNDKQDKLFTIGALIYGLWVGGMACFAFALYYENTGIWWIPAFGGLLFVISDFIIGVTDIGGRKLKYEPLWIWFTYVAAQMCIVYVGL from the coding sequence ATGAATCTACTTTATGTGGTGTTAATTGGGCAAATACTTCTTTTTTTTATTGGTGCAATTTATGCAATGCGACAGACAAAAAGAACGAAAGATAATATGCCGTTACCTTTAGCAATCCGTCTTATTCTTAGTTTTTCTTTAACAGGTAGTGCAATTTGGATATGGTTACAAGATCCATCTGTAGAGTATAGTACGTGGGTTGCACTTGGTATGACTTTATCGACTGTGGGAGATTTGTTTATGGCTGGGCTGATTCCAATTGGTCATCGATTAATTGGTGGGATGGTTACTTTCGCCCTTGCTCATTGTTTTTATGTAAAAGCATTTTTGCAAACAGGAATTTCATGGAATGGTTTTTGGATTGGCTTACTCGTATATGGGCTCTTTCTAATTGTAGGATGGTTCTTCTTTATCCGAAATGATAAACAGGATAAATTGTTTACGATAGGAGCTCTAATTTATGGATTGTGGGTTGGAGGAATGGCTTGCTTTGCATTCGCCTTATATTATGAAAATACAGGAATATGGTGGATACCAGCGTTTGGTGGCTTACTGTTTGTAATTTCTGATTTCATTATTGGCGTGACAGATATCGGAGGGCGTAAATTGAAGTATGAGCCACTTTGGATTTGGTTTACATATGTAGCCGCTCAAATGTGTATTGTATATGTGGGATTATAA
- the lepB gene encoding signal peptidase I — protein MMQKKKRWREFFGTIAIACLLVFLAKIFVFFPTTVKGASMRPTLQDGDKVIVNKLAKQFESYGREDIIVVKTDNFYVKRVIGLPGDIIEMRNDQLYVNSEEKDEEYLDSNKKQAEKKLLNLTEDFGPITVPKNKIFVMGDNRLISKDSRNGLGFIDREDVLGKLAGIYYPFEHMKIIK, from the coding sequence ATGATGCAAAAGAAAAAACGTTGGCGTGAATTCTTTGGAACTATTGCAATTGCATGTTTATTGGTGTTTTTGGCGAAAATTTTTGTGTTCTTTCCTACGACTGTAAAAGGAGCATCCATGAGACCAACGTTGCAAGATGGAGATAAGGTGATTGTTAACAAGTTAGCAAAACAATTTGAAAGCTATGGGAGAGAAGACATTATTGTTGTGAAAACAGATAATTTTTATGTCAAAAGAGTGATTGGATTGCCAGGGGATATTATTGAGATGAGAAATGATCAACTATATGTGAATTCTGAAGAGAAAGATGAAGAGTATTTGGATAGTAATAAAAAACAAGCAGAAAAAAAACTTCTGAATTTAACAGAGGACTTTGGACCGATTACAGTTCCTAAAAATAAGATTTTTGTTATGGGAGATAATCGCTTAATAAGTAAAGATAGTAGAAATGGTTTAGGTTTTATTGATAGAGAAGATGTGTTAGGAAAGTTAGCAGGCATTTATTATCCGTTTGAACATATGAAAATAATAAAGTGA
- a CDS encoding tetratricopeptide repeat protein: protein MTIENQFIQKVYYKTFLTEETSTPASEVLGEAYINESKNEFSNISNIRFAQGEFYYQNKDFEAAIFKWEKVNNALALWATKNIADAYFELGFLPKAEEIYQSIQTEDTTLTMEVSLQLLSLYIEQDRLGLAFKTISEAVAFQPDYPNITAIARSFYEKQEDWNNAIELAVQEGIRTQSLHWFDTLINYINKGFTRNIKPEYFYESLKALYAVDQAQFKELVIALWNSYQHESLYLPWIQSINHLFLHIETDNNDDWNEISTRYQETYFALITGNHFMHELNGLVPNLLTNWFSLTKAKDSLVVSAAVLAWNEVSPTTLESLLVKSAGSLLSNTSAEADVNMETVSHLFETIAVWAEKNDVDLSHQFTLLVHELCDLNVTPLLIAGTSDYDKTSFVNSILGENILTETLTTPILFKDASQTEITEFTELDIRNIPNLDESHQITATSAQSELEKKCIEIKLPSRFLRKNKFTFLITPAIQGQLDKNNAYFEYLQTADSLVYVLNSSSPLHSEEIDTLIYLREQVPNLQIHFVLHTNNTTTNEKLISKLKVHFPDAQFFPYSPSQESSQQLGDVTESILSNLAKRDIEKERIEKLIWFTQKTIAYLINERVELENTLVKSVRWNKHISVKLTGFINNLTALEKDKIRSITESYLLTKEEITRDIHSQIPELLQSCSDLVQEDSDFKLVHEELNAAMNERVQKHVQQVLLPKFTGSIQEWIETAHNEFIQAQAYLDEMSETFNKLYKEERMKLPCDFKLLDDWNRDVVRMTNRITVTNINILLRFTPTQFFLKSAGKLFGNMQKNQSMLANKYKQYIETEDYTEIAHTISKQFFLQFEVFEGALERDIMMFFKDPLSILKQNVDAAQLEIQEDEQTLATLRSNPETYHDPLALFKLQLLQHKFVLSTTKKHEDIFVSNESPTV from the coding sequence ATGACCATTGAAAATCAATTTATTCAAAAAGTTTACTATAAAACATTTTTAACAGAAGAAACTTCTACTCCTGCATCGGAAGTACTCGGTGAAGCATATATAAATGAATCTAAAAATGAATTCTCCAACATTTCTAATATTCGATTTGCTCAAGGTGAATTTTATTATCAAAATAAAGATTTTGAAGCAGCTATATTTAAATGGGAAAAAGTTAATAATGCTCTTGCACTTTGGGCAACAAAAAATATTGCAGATGCTTATTTTGAACTAGGATTCTTACCAAAGGCAGAAGAAATTTATCAATCTATTCAAACAGAAGATACAACTCTTACGATGGAGGTTTCATTACAACTTCTTTCTCTTTATATCGAACAAGATCGTTTAGGACTTGCTTTTAAGACGATTAGTGAAGCTGTTGCATTCCAACCGGATTACCCAAATATTACTGCAATTGCACGTTCTTTCTATGAAAAACAAGAAGATTGGAACAATGCTATCGAACTAGCTGTTCAAGAAGGTATTCGAACACAATCTTTACACTGGTTTGATACGTTAATAAATTACATAAACAAAGGATTTACTAGAAATATTAAGCCTGAATATTTCTATGAGTCTTTAAAAGCTCTATATGCTGTTGATCAAGCTCAGTTTAAAGAACTTGTTATTGCTCTTTGGAATAGCTACCAACATGAATCCTTATACCTTCCTTGGATTCAAAGTATTAATCATTTATTCTTGCATATTGAAACAGACAATAATGACGATTGGAATGAAATTTCTACTCGCTATCAAGAAACATACTTTGCATTAATTACCGGAAATCATTTTATGCATGAATTAAACGGACTTGTACCAAATCTATTAACAAATTGGTTCAGTTTAACGAAAGCAAAAGATTCTCTAGTTGTCTCTGCAGCAGTGTTAGCATGGAATGAAGTCTCACCTACAACTTTAGAATCATTACTCGTAAAAAGTGCTGGATCCTTACTTTCTAATACATCAGCTGAAGCAGATGTAAATATGGAAACAGTTTCTCATTTATTCGAAACAATCGCTGTGTGGGCTGAGAAAAATGATGTAGATTTAAGTCATCAATTTACGCTACTCGTCCATGAACTATGTGATTTAAATGTCACACCACTACTAATAGCTGGAACTAGTGACTATGATAAAACGTCATTTGTCAATTCAATATTAGGAGAGAACATCTTAACTGAAACTTTAACAACTCCTATTCTATTTAAAGACGCTAGTCAAACTGAAATAACAGAATTTACCGAGTTAGATATACGTAATATCCCTAACCTTGATGAATCCCATCAAATAACGGCTACATCTGCTCAGTCAGAACTTGAGAAAAAATGTATAGAAATTAAGCTACCAAGTAGATTTTTAAGAAAAAATAAGTTTACATTTCTTATTACACCAGCCATTCAAGGACAATTGGATAAAAACAATGCATACTTTGAATACTTACAAACAGCAGATAGCCTTGTTTACGTATTAAATTCTTCTTCACCATTGCATAGTGAAGAAATTGATACGTTAATTTATTTACGTGAACAAGTACCAAACTTACAAATTCACTTCGTATTACATACAAATAATACGACTACTAATGAAAAACTAATTAGTAAGCTTAAAGTACATTTTCCAGATGCACAATTCTTCCCATACTCTCCTTCGCAAGAGAGTAGCCAGCAACTTGGAGATGTAACAGAATCTATTCTCTCTAATCTTGCAAAACGCGACATAGAAAAAGAACGTATAGAAAAGCTAATATGGTTTACGCAAAAAACAATTGCTTATCTAATAAATGAACGTGTGGAATTAGAAAATACATTAGTAAAATCCGTACGCTGGAATAAACACATCTCAGTGAAACTTACTGGATTTATTAATAACCTTACTGCTCTTGAAAAAGATAAAATTCGCTCTATTACCGAATCCTATCTTTTAACGAAAGAAGAAATTACACGAGATATACATTCTCAAATTCCTGAATTATTACAGAGTTGCTCTGATCTTGTTCAAGAAGATAGTGATTTCAAACTAGTTCATGAAGAATTAAATGCTGCAATGAATGAACGAGTTCAAAAGCATGTACAACAGGTACTTCTTCCTAAATTTACTGGGTCTATTCAAGAATGGATTGAAACAGCACATAATGAATTTATTCAAGCTCAAGCTTATTTAGATGAAATGAGTGAAACATTTAATAAATTATATAAAGAAGAACGTATGAAACTTCCTTGCGATTTCAAATTATTAGATGATTGGAATCGAGATGTTGTACGAATGACAAATCGAATTACAGTAACGAACATCAATATTTTATTGCGCTTTACACCGACACAGTTTTTCTTAAAAAGTGCCGGGAAATTATTTGGTAATATGCAAAAAAACCAATCTATGCTCGCCAACAAATATAAACAATACATTGAAACAGAAGACTATACAGAAATTGCTCACACAATTTCAAAACAATTCTTCCTACAATTTGAAGTATTTGAAGGGGCATTAGAACGTGATATCATGATGTTCTTTAAAGATCCACTTAGCATATTGAAACAAAATGTGGATGCAGCTCAACTTGAGATACAGGAAGATGAACAAACATTAGCAACGCTAAGAAGCAATCCAGAAACATATCATGATCCTTTAGCGTTATTTAAACTACAATTGCTACAACATAAATTCGTTTTAAGTACTACAAAGAAACATGAAGATATCTTTGTATCTAACGAATCTCCTACTGTTTAA
- a CDS encoding DedA family protein: MEQHIGELIAHYGYFGIVIALAGGIVGLPIPDEFLLTFVGYNVSKGVMSGTAAFLSGMAGAMLGITLSYILGLKLGLPVLKKYGPKIRIKEHHIEKTHILFEKYGPFLLMIGYFIPGVRHLTAYFAGVSNLTLWRFCLYAYGGALIWISVFIGLGWKLGEKWRFVEYSLHHYGIWILLISAVVTCVVWFYIKKKKNR, translated from the coding sequence ATGGAACAACATATTGGCGAGTTAATCGCGCATTATGGGTATTTTGGAATTGTTATAGCCTTGGCTGGTGGGATTGTCGGATTACCGATACCAGACGAGTTTTTATTGACCTTTGTTGGTTATAATGTTTCAAAAGGAGTTATGTCAGGAACCGCTGCTTTTTTAAGTGGGATGGCTGGTGCGATGTTAGGGATTACGTTAAGCTACATATTAGGTTTAAAACTTGGGCTCCCTGTTTTAAAGAAATATGGGCCGAAAATTAGAATTAAAGAACATCACATTGAAAAAACACATATTTTATTTGAAAAATATGGGCCATTTCTTTTAATGATTGGTTATTTTATACCGGGAGTACGTCATTTAACAGCATATTTTGCTGGGGTATCAAATTTGACACTTTGGCGTTTTTGTTTGTACGCTTACGGTGGTGCGCTCATTTGGATAAGTGTTTTTATTGGGCTTGGCTGGAAGTTAGGCGAGAAGTGGCGCTTCGTTGAGTATAGTTTACATCATTATGGAATATGGATTTTATTAATTTCAGCAGTTGTTACATGTGTTGTATGGTTTTATATAAAGAAAAAGAAAAACCGCTAA
- a CDS encoding EamA family transporter has translation MSSWLLFALLSAIAAALVSIFGKFGLDGIDANVATTIRSIIMALFMIGVIIIQGKFQNIGDVLLNKKALLFITLSGIAGASSWLFYFLALKTGKVSQVAPVDKLSVVFSIILAMIILGEKLNFMTGVGVVFITAGVLFIAFS, from the coding sequence ATGAGTTCGTGGCTCTTATTTGCACTATTATCAGCAATTGCTGCTGCCCTTGTATCGATTTTTGGAAAGTTTGGTTTAGACGGAATCGATGCAAACGTTGCAACAACAATTCGATCTATTATTATGGCATTATTTATGATAGGCGTTATTATCATACAAGGTAAATTTCAAAATATCGGCGACGTACTGCTAAATAAAAAAGCACTGCTATTTATCACATTAAGTGGGATTGCAGGTGCTTCGTCATGGCTATTTTATTTTCTTGCCCTCAAAACAGGAAAGGTTTCACAAGTAGCTCCTGTCGATAAATTAAGCGTCGTATTTTCTATCATTCTCGCTATGATTATACTCGGTGAAAAGTTAAACTTTATGACCGGCGTTGGTGTAGTCTTTATTACAGCTGGTGTATTATTTATTGCTTTCAGCTAA
- a CDS encoding BH0509 family protein — translation MKREERKNMIEFIEKKKGIERDELLFMTDDEVEHIYNVTYFLYEEIAE, via the coding sequence ATGAAGAGAGAAGAACGCAAAAACATGATTGAGTTTATTGAAAAGAAAAAAGGGATTGAGCGTGACGAATTACTGTTTATGACAGACGATGAAGTAGAACATATTTATAATGTAACGTACTTTTTATATGAGGAAATTGCAGAGTAG
- a CDS encoding pyridoxamine 5'-phosphate oxidase family protein, translating into MHLKEKIETIICGQRTGVLSTVRENKPHSAFMMFFHEDFVLYIATDRKSKKITDIENNPNVHVLLGREGKKLDEDYIEVEGLASIEEDSTLKNKFWNNSLKRWLLGPEDPNYVLIKINPDTIYYIDGAGTTEPEFLRL; encoded by the coding sequence ATGCATTTAAAAGAAAAAATTGAAACTATTATATGCGGTCAACGAACTGGTGTATTATCTACTGTACGTGAAAACAAACCTCATAGTGCCTTTATGATGTTTTTCCACGAAGATTTTGTGTTATATATTGCAACAGATCGGAAATCAAAAAAGATAACAGATATTGAAAACAATCCTAATGTCCATGTATTACTCGGACGAGAAGGTAAAAAATTAGATGAAGATTATATTGAAGTTGAAGGGTTAGCTTCAATCGAGGAAGACTCGACATTAAAAAATAAGTTTTGGAATAATAGCTTAAAACGTTGGTTACTCGGTCCTGAAGACCCTAATTACGTATTGATAAAAATCAATCCCGACACAATTTATTACATCGATGGTGCCGGTACGACGGAGCCTGAGTTTTTACGACTATAA
- the cax gene encoding calcium/proton exchanger, with translation MFNKIFLIVALIGVPLSVLGKTLHWPETIMFAVYCITIIALAGFMGRATESLAIVSGPRIGGLLNATFGNAVELIISIFALQAGLIEVVLASLTGSVLGNLLLVGGLSFFVGGLKYKRQSFNVYDARHNSALLIFAVVVAFVIPEIFSMKMDAGKTYQLSIGVSIIMIIMYIAALLFKLVTHRGVYQHKSDEVAHEEEPEWSKGKALLILAIATLAVAYVSEALVHTFETVAKSFGWSELFIGVIIVAIVGNAAEHASAIIMAYKNKVNIAVEIAIGSTLQIAMFVAPVLVLLSMFFAQRMPLVFTIPELVSMITAVFLTIAISNDGDTNWFEGGTLLAAYVIMGIGFYLL, from the coding sequence ATGTTTAATAAAATATTTCTTATAGTAGCGCTTATAGGTGTACCACTGTCTGTACTTGGAAAAACACTTCATTGGCCAGAAACAATTATGTTCGCTGTGTATTGTATTACGATTATCGCATTGGCTGGTTTTATGGGGAGAGCAACAGAGAGTTTAGCAATTGTTTCTGGTCCTAGAATAGGTGGATTATTAAATGCTACTTTCGGTAATGCTGTTGAACTTATCATTTCAATTTTTGCACTTCAAGCAGGGTTAATTGAAGTGGTGTTAGCTTCTTTAACGGGTTCGGTACTTGGAAATTTATTATTAGTAGGAGGACTATCCTTCTTTGTAGGAGGACTTAAATATAAAAGGCAAAGCTTTAACGTTTACGATGCAAGGCATAATTCAGCTTTATTAATATTTGCTGTTGTCGTGGCCTTTGTTATTCCAGAGATTTTTTCAATGAAGATGGACGCTGGCAAGACGTATCAATTAAGTATAGGTGTTTCTATTATTATGATTATCATGTACATTGCTGCATTACTATTTAAGTTAGTTACACACCGTGGTGTATATCAACACAAAAGTGACGAAGTAGCGCATGAAGAAGAGCCAGAGTGGTCGAAAGGGAAGGCACTCCTTATTTTAGCGATAGCAACACTGGCGGTAGCTTATGTATCAGAGGCGCTCGTGCATACTTTTGAAACTGTTGCAAAATCATTTGGTTGGTCAGAGTTATTTATAGGGGTTATTATCGTTGCAATTGTTGGAAATGCAGCGGAACATGCATCTGCAATTATTATGGCTTATAAAAATAAAGTAAATATTGCAGTCGAAATTGCAATAGGGTCTACATTACAAATCGCCATGTTTGTTGCTCCTGTATTAGTATTGCTATCTATGTTCTTCGCGCAGAGGATGCCTTTAGTATTTACCATACCAGAACTTGTGTCTATGATTACAGCCGTTTTCTTAACGATTGCGATTTCCAATGATGGAGATACAAACTGGTTTGAAGGCGGCACTTTACTAGCGGCGTATGTCATTATGGGAATTGGTTTTTATTTATTATGA
- a CDS encoding YfkD famly protein, whose protein sequence is MKRVYSICLSTMVSFILLFPNMSFAKTTVGTKMPSSVLNISKDNTFPNDAQDLPRLQPSKFAQELLKTANIKIENPDLIRMFNETTISNAPLAVGYRAKIYLGQWALHYESVDTSINWEYKQVNRNVYDNRGGDRLYPLRYKQETQKTVEGDLTADMKDAADVKKMMLLKALEKVQLPLSFKTTIGYGTGHERVYNISPSQLGYLYAYTPAVNEKGKVTFGEVYLVLKGNQKRLVVKNITSQGIGAAIPIHDHLFFKFISSSHSQ, encoded by the coding sequence GTGAAACGAGTATACAGCATATGTCTTTCAACTATGGTCTCGTTTATTTTATTATTTCCTAACATGAGTTTTGCAAAGACAACAGTAGGAACAAAAATGCCTTCATCTGTTTTAAATATTTCAAAAGACAATACATTCCCAAATGATGCGCAAGATTTGCCACGTTTACAGCCGAGTAAGTTTGCTCAAGAACTATTGAAAACAGCTAATATTAAAATTGAAAATCCAGACTTAATTCGGATGTTTAATGAAACGACAATTTCAAATGCGCCGCTTGCAGTAGGGTATCGGGCAAAAATTTATTTAGGTCAATGGGCTTTACATTATGAATCAGTAGACACATCGATTAATTGGGAATATAAACAAGTGAATCGAAATGTGTATGATAATCGCGGAGGAGACCGTTTGTATCCACTTCGCTATAAGCAAGAAACACAAAAGACGGTTGAAGGCGATTTAACAGCAGATATGAAAGATGCTGCAGATGTGAAAAAAATGATGCTTCTCAAAGCGCTTGAAAAAGTACAATTGCCCCTTTCGTTTAAAACAACTATTGGTTATGGTACTGGACATGAGCGTGTGTATAATATTAGTCCGAGTCAACTCGGATATTTATACGCTTATACACCAGCAGTAAATGAAAAGGGAAAAGTAACATTTGGAGAAGTGTATCTTGTATTAAAGGGAAATCAAAAAAGACTTGTTGTGAAAAATATTACTTCTCAAGGAATTGGAGCGGCGATTCCAATTCATGATCATTTATTTTTTAAATTCATTTCTTCTTCCCACTCGCAATAA